One Ignavibacterium sp. DNA segment encodes these proteins:
- a CDS encoding c-type cytochrome — protein sequence MEILDKLVLPQSAEHIGLLHYILTLVLALFVPFISVVFGGTFTSIYFLNRFKKTKLPFYKKYSIELIEYLTINPFAGIILGLVPLLTAIIIVAQLLHTARIQTVSYLALSFIFVLTALILIYAYRHWLVSIKITDFDNTKEENSRFESSSFYLRSNYGKIGLIFLFIGIWFYTAAITSATNFLTWSFPGIITSIAAPGVLLNLLIFLTFALALSNAAFLFIHLYWKREKETVHSDYTKFVKDICSKAGLRASIPLPVLIAINLFSFSETALSGSIFIYSVISIVLIFLAYHLFYLISSKNEYKFGSVIFIVLIFGLAALIIKDQKAMTNATVGHSLVLSTEYNRVFSELKGEGKIAELNGKEIYDVRCASCHKFDQKFVGPAHFDVLPKYDGKKAQLIAFIKNPVKIDPAYPPMPNPGLTPKEVDAVVKYLLDEYHRQKK from the coding sequence ATGGAAATTTTAGATAAATTAGTTTTACCGCAATCTGCTGAACATATTGGACTTCTTCATTATATACTTACACTTGTTCTTGCTCTTTTTGTACCATTTATAAGTGTTGTGTTTGGAGGAACATTTACCTCTATCTACTTCCTTAATAGATTTAAAAAAACAAAACTTCCTTTTTATAAAAAATATTCTATTGAGTTAATTGAATATCTGACGATTAATCCTTTCGCTGGTATAATACTTGGGTTAGTTCCATTGTTAACTGCAATTATAATAGTTGCTCAATTGCTTCATACCGCAAGGATACAAACTGTTAGCTACCTTGCTCTCTCATTTATTTTTGTTTTAACTGCATTAATTTTGATTTATGCTTATAGACATTGGTTGGTCTCAATCAAGATAACTGATTTTGATAATACAAAAGAAGAAAACAGTAGATTTGAATCAAGTTCTTTTTATCTAAGATCCAATTATGGTAAAATCGGTTTAATATTTTTGTTTATAGGTATATGGTTTTATACAGCTGCAATAACATCAGCAACAAACTTTTTAACCTGGAGCTTTCCAGGGATTATCACCTCAATTGCTGCACCTGGAGTTTTATTAAACTTATTGATCTTCCTGACTTTTGCTTTAGCTTTAAGTAACGCTGCTTTTTTATTTATCCATTTATATTGGAAAAGAGAGAAAGAAACAGTCCATTCCGATTATACAAAATTCGTAAAGGATATTTGTTCAAAAGCCGGATTAAGGGCTTCTATTCCACTACCAGTTTTAATTGCAATTAACTTATTTTCCTTTTCAGAAACAGCATTATCTGGTTCAATATTTATCTATTCAGTTATCAGTATTGTTTTAATATTTCTTGCTTATCATTTATTCTATTTGATCTCAAGTAAGAACGAATACAAATTTGGATCAGTTATATTTATCGTTTTAATTTTTGGTTTAGCAGCTTTAATCATCAAAGATCAAAAAGCAATGACTAATGCAACTGTAGGTCATTCATTAGTTCTTAGTACAGAATACAATCGAGTGTTCTCCGAATTAAAAGGAGAGGGGAAAATTGCTGAGTTGAATGGTAAAGAAATTTATGATGTAAGATGTGCAAGCTGCCATAAGTTTGATCAAAAGTTTGTTGGACCGGCTCATTTTGATGTGCTTCCAAAATATGATGGTAAAAAAGCTCAGCTAATTGCATTTATCAAAAATCCTGTAAAAATAGATCCTGCTTACCCGCCAATGCCTAATCCAGGGTTAACTCCTAAGGAAGTAGATGCAGTAGTTAAATATTTATTGGACGAATATCACAGACAAAAAAAGTAG
- a CDS encoding magnesium chelatase, which produces MNVNQIKNLAELKKSGYKPLSIKDEMRKNMIASLKNNSNPFEGIFGYDETVLPELQTAILSRHNILLLGLRGQAKTRIARLLVNLLDEYIPIIEGSDLNEDPLNPITYQSKLKVKEMGDDLPITWLHKSFRYTEKLATPDVTVSDLIGDVDPIKAANLKLPYSDERVIHFGLIPRSHRSIFVINELPDLQARIQVSLFNILQENDIQIRGFKLRLPLDIEFIFTANPEDYTNRGAIVTPLKDRIDSQIITHYPKSISISQNITEQEANLAEEQSDHVIVYPLLKELIEQIAVEARKSEYVDEKSGVSARLTISAYENLISYAERRRIINSEKVVYARISDLAGVIPTITGKVELVYEGEQEGPVKVANILINKAIKTIFEKYFPNPEILKKKQGKDPYSEIVNWFSKNNQIDILFNATNEEYKSILMKIPGLKSVLNKYQADADEKLSLLFMEFILHGLAEYSMLSKFGIQSGLQFKDMLNSMFTINKTDKYEDQINDEDSDLY; this is translated from the coding sequence ATGAATGTTAACCAGATTAAAAATTTAGCTGAACTGAAAAAAAGTGGTTATAAGCCGCTTTCAATCAAGGATGAGATGCGTAAAAATATGATAGCATCACTCAAGAATAATTCAAATCCATTTGAAGGGATATTCGGCTATGATGAAACTGTTCTGCCTGAACTGCAAACTGCAATTCTTTCAAGACATAATATTCTTTTGCTTGGATTAAGAGGACAGGCTAAGACAAGAATTGCAAGATTATTAGTTAATCTTCTTGATGAATACATTCCGATTATCGAAGGAAGTGATTTAAATGAAGATCCATTAAATCCAATAACTTATCAATCAAAATTAAAAGTGAAAGAAATGGGTGATGATCTTCCGATTACCTGGCTTCACAAGTCTTTCAGATATACAGAAAAGCTTGCAACACCTGATGTTACTGTGTCTGATTTAATTGGTGATGTTGATCCGATTAAAGCAGCAAATTTGAAATTACCTTATTCGGATGAAAGAGTTATACATTTTGGATTAATTCCAAGATCACATCGTTCAATATTTGTTATAAATGAATTACCTGATTTACAGGCAAGGATACAGGTTTCATTATTTAATATACTTCAGGAAAACGATATTCAGATCAGAGGATTCAAATTACGACTTCCACTTGATATTGAATTTATATTCACTGCAAATCCGGAGGACTATACAAACCGAGGAGCTATTGTTACTCCGCTCAAAGACAGGATTGACAGCCAGATAATTACTCATTATCCAAAATCAATTTCAATATCACAAAATATAACTGAACAAGAAGCAAATTTAGCAGAAGAGCAAAGTGATCATGTTATCGTTTATCCGCTCTTAAAAGAACTAATTGAACAGATAGCTGTTGAAGCAAGAAAAAGTGAATACGTGGATGAAAAAAGCGGTGTATCAGCAAGATTAACAATTTCTGCTTATGAAAATTTAATCAGTTATGCTGAAAGAAGAAGAATCATTAATTCAGAAAAAGTTGTTTATGCCAGAATATCTGATCTGGCTGGAGTGATTCCAACTATTACAGGTAAAGTAGAACTTGTTTACGAAGGTGAACAGGAAGGTCCCGTTAAAGTAGCGAATATTCTGATCAATAAAGCAATTAAAACAATTTTCGAAAAGTATTTTCCAAATCCCGAAATATTAAAGAAGAAACAGGGCAAAGATCCTTACTCCGAAATTGTTAATTGGTTCTCGAAAAATAATCAGATAGATATACTTTTTAATGCAACTAATGAAGAATATAAATCAATTCTAATGAAAATTCCTGGACTTAAATCTGTATTAAACAAGTATCAGGCAGATGCTGATGAAAAGCTTTCGTTACTTTTCATGGAATTTATTCTTCACGGTTTAGCTGAATACTCTATGCTTAGTAAATTCGGAATTCAGTCAGGTCTTCAGTTTAAAGATATGTTAAACAGTATGTTTACAATCAATAAGACTGATAAGTATGAAGATCAAATTAACGATGAGGATTCAGATTTATATTAA
- a CDS encoding serine hydrolase domain-containing protein, producing the protein MKDKIIINILLFIVFVFVPYQTNAQQTLNKYLDEYLSNYIKTKQVPSISAGLLVNNEIKWVNSIGYSDIENNVAVSDKSLFRIASISKPITAIAIMQLWEKGILNLDIDIRKYIPYFPEKKYKFTIRQLLNHTAGIRNYKEGEFDSKKLYLTTKDALKVFEYDSLMFEPGTKYLYTSLGYNILAAIIEEVTKKPFDNYVTETVLKTSGMSITRADKQREIIPFRARGYEKNVDYNFINAPLADLSIKVAGGGFLSNSKDLLLFAKALLENKLVDENTLRVMTKRTRLKNGTYIDYGLGFSLDVENDTLKYFGHAGAGTGFSGSMIISPSKKIAAVYLTNIRDINLGEPAKDILSFYSTGIQPVITQTISQELMKIYKTGGIDSTISKLSFIYKYQKELFNFDEDGLTVFSKNLLELNKSSDAIIYLKELVKLFPKSFKVMSILGDAYLIDKNEGMALRYYRNASQLNNSDKRINDLIKKLSKK; encoded by the coding sequence ATGAAAGATAAAATAATTATAAATATTCTCTTGTTTATCGTTTTTGTTTTTGTTCCTTATCAGACAAATGCACAGCAGACGTTAAACAAATATTTAGACGAATATTTATCAAACTATATAAAAACAAAACAGGTACCTTCTATCTCAGCAGGCTTGTTAGTTAATAATGAAATTAAATGGGTTAACAGCATCGGTTATTCTGACATCGAAAATAATGTTGCTGTATCAGATAAATCATTATTCAGGATTGCTTCGATATCAAAACCAATTACCGCTATTGCTATTATGCAGCTATGGGAAAAAGGTATTCTTAATCTTGATATAGATATCAGAAAATACATTCCTTACTTTCCTGAAAAAAAATATAAGTTTACTATCAGACAATTATTAAATCATACTGCCGGAATACGAAATTATAAAGAGGGTGAATTTGATAGTAAAAAACTTTATCTGACAACAAAAGATGCATTAAAGGTTTTTGAGTACGACTCATTAATGTTTGAACCTGGAACAAAATATTTATACACATCATTAGGCTATAATATTCTTGCTGCAATTATTGAAGAGGTAACTAAAAAACCGTTTGATAATTACGTTACTGAAACAGTTCTTAAAACATCCGGAATGTCAATAACCAGAGCTGATAAACAGCGAGAAATAATTCCGTTTAGAGCGCGGGGATATGAGAAAAATGTTGATTACAATTTTATTAATGCTCCGCTGGCTGATTTAAGTATAAAGGTTGCTGGTGGTGGATTTTTATCCAACTCAAAAGATCTGTTGCTCTTTGCAAAGGCTTTACTCGAAAATAAATTAGTTGATGAAAATACTTTAAGGGTAATGACTAAAAGAACACGATTAAAAAACGGAACTTATATTGACTATGGACTTGGATTTTCTCTTGATGTTGAGAATGATACTTTGAAATATTTTGGTCATGCAGGTGCTGGAACAGGATTCAGCGGTTCAATGATTATTTCTCCGAGTAAAAAAATTGCAGCAGTATATTTAACTAATATCAGAGATATAAATTTAGGAGAGCCGGCAAAGGATATTCTGAGTTTTTATTCAACCGGAATTCAACCTGTAATTACTCAAACAATTTCACAAGAATTAATGAAAATATATAAAACAGGCGGGATTGACTCAACGATTTCAAAGCTATCTTTTATTTATAAATATCAAAAAGAACTATTTAATTTTGACGAAGATGGGTTAACTGTTTTTTCTAAGAATTTGTTAGAATTAAATAAATCATCTGATGCGATTATTTATCTTAAGGAACTTGTAAAACTGTTTCCCAAATCATTTAAAGTTATGAGTATCTTAGGAGATGCATATCTGATTGACAAAAATGAAGGTATGGCACTTCGATATTACAGAAATGCCTCACAATTAAATAACTCCGACAAAAGAATCAACGACCTGATAAAAAAACTAAGCAAGAAATAA
- the clpP gene encoding ATP-dependent Clp endopeptidase proteolytic subunit ClpP: MKNNIEIFNQLVPYVIEQTGRGERGMDIYSRLLRERIVFLGTAIDDHIASLTIAQLIFLEAEDSEKDIQMYINSPGGSVSAGLAIYDTMKYIKPDVATICVGMAASMGAILLAGGASGKRSSLPHSKIMIHQPWTQGIGGQVTDVEIHAKEMIKTRDTLYKILAEHTSKSIEQITKDCDRDYFLSSEEAKQYKLIDNIIEKRVTIK, from the coding sequence ATGAAAAATAATATTGAAATTTTTAACCAGTTAGTACCTTATGTAATTGAACAGACCGGACGCGGTGAACGAGGAATGGATATCTATTCGCGTTTGCTCAGAGAAAGAATTGTATTTTTAGGAACAGCAATTGATGATCACATTGCCAGTTTAACTATTGCGCAATTAATTTTCCTTGAAGCTGAAGACAGTGAGAAAGATATTCAGATGTACATTAATTCACCCGGCGGAAGTGTTTCAGCTGGACTGGCAATTTATGATACTATGAAATATATAAAACCTGATGTTGCAACTATTTGTGTGGGAATGGCTGCGAGTATGGGCGCAATACTTTTAGCCGGAGGAGCATCCGGAAAAAGATCCTCACTTCCACATTCTAAAATTATGATTCATCAACCATGGACACAAGGAATCGGCGGACAGGTTACTGATGTTGAAATTCATGCAAAAGAAATGATCAAAACCCGTGATACTTTGTATAAAATATTAGCTGAGCATACTTCAAAATCAATTGAACAGATTACAAAAGACTGTGACAGAGATTATTTCTTATCTTCTGAAGAAGCAAAACAATATAAGCTGATTGATAACATTATTGAAAAAAGGGTAACTATTAAATAG
- the tig gene encoding trigger factor — MEFNVVDLNSSEKEVEIKLQYDEIKKDIEEEVKKQTKKIQIPGFRKGKAPLSMLKKMYGDAFEYEASEKIANSFFWKIADEKQLKPIGQPAMTDLKFEPEKDLSFKVKFETIPILNVKDYKNLSFEIPELIASDSEIQKEIDYFLKTNKKLEDAELITDNQFIIDAEVLLIKKNDEIIQDTKPEKMQIDLTADGISKEIVVNSKNKKVGESFNFVFKDEHTHKHDDGTEEVHKEEYYYDVKILGLKKIIYPELDEELIKKMSRNKVTNESDLREEIRKDIQSYYDNQTEEMIRIKLISEILKNNEFIPPRSLVNNILNEYVKNEEEQAKRNKYSFNKEEAKKRLEKSAETEVKWYLVKNEIQKAENILLTDQDYKDLAESESVKTGLPVEKLINYYKSSNQGERILDKKLFDFLKSNNTIVKVDADKLKSKQEVTDEK, encoded by the coding sequence ATGGAATTTAATGTTGTTGATTTAAACTCTTCAGAAAAAGAAGTTGAAATAAAACTTCAGTACGATGAAATCAAAAAAGATATCGAAGAAGAAGTTAAGAAGCAGACTAAAAAAATTCAGATTCCGGGATTCAGAAAAGGAAAAGCTCCGCTTTCTATGCTGAAGAAAATGTACGGCGATGCTTTTGAATACGAAGCTTCTGAAAAAATTGCTAATTCTTTTTTTTGGAAAATCGCAGATGAAAAACAATTGAAGCCAATCGGTCAGCCAGCTATGACAGATCTTAAATTTGAACCTGAAAAAGATCTTTCATTCAAAGTTAAATTTGAAACTATTCCAATTTTAAATGTTAAAGACTATAAAAATTTATCCTTCGAGATTCCTGAATTAATTGCAAGTGATTCCGAGATCCAAAAAGAAATTGACTATTTCTTAAAGACAAATAAAAAGTTAGAGGATGCTGAGCTAATAACTGATAATCAATTTATAATTGATGCTGAAGTTCTGTTGATTAAAAAAAATGACGAAATAATTCAGGATACAAAACCAGAGAAAATGCAGATAGATTTGACTGCTGATGGCATTTCTAAAGAAATAGTAGTTAACTCTAAAAATAAAAAAGTTGGTGAGTCATTTAACTTTGTATTTAAAGATGAGCACACACATAAACATGATGACGGTACTGAAGAAGTGCATAAAGAAGAATATTACTATGATGTAAAGATTCTTGGATTAAAGAAAATTATTTATCCGGAATTGGATGAAGAACTGATAAAAAAGATGAGCCGCAATAAAGTTACTAATGAGTCTGATTTACGCGAGGAAATTAGAAAAGATATCCAATCATATTATGATAATCAGACAGAGGAAATGATCAGAATTAAACTGATCAGCGAAATTCTGAAGAACAACGAATTTATTCCACCTCGTTCGCTTGTTAATAATATTCTTAACGAATATGTTAAAAATGAAGAAGAGCAGGCAAAAAGAAATAAATATTCTTTTAATAAAGAAGAAGCAAAAAAGAGATTAGAAAAATCAGCGGAGACTGAAGTAAAATGGTATCTGGTTAAAAACGAAATTCAAAAAGCAGAGAATATATTATTAACAGATCAGGACTACAAAGATTTAGCTGAGTCAGAATCAGTAAAAACTGGTCTGCCTGTCGAAAAGCTGATTAACTATTATAAATCATCAAATCAAGGCGAACGTATATTGGATAAAAAATTATTTGATTTTCTTAAATCAAACAATACAATTGTAAAAGTTGATGCTGATAAACTCAAATCAAAACAAGAGGTAACAGATGAAAAATAA
- a CDS encoding protein phosphatase 2C domain-containing protein, with protein MGYRYVKFTSAGAEKKFNEDSLEVIEMQEGLLCLLCDGVGGEYGGDLAARIASKSAMYFFSANDSTDYLERIKSTIEEANTFLFNHSLKTVSEKNMATTIELMFFTESFIYWAHIGDSRIYHLKSQRLHLLTKDHSLVQKLLDEGYISGSQAKNHPQRNVIINALGEHQNTQPDVSKIKVNDFEINKFFICSDGVSNLVSNKELEEILNYTDLEQMKTQIVKLIKQRGAPDDYSFIIIEKIR; from the coding sequence ATGGGGTATCGTTATGTGAAATTTACCTCTGCCGGAGCTGAAAAAAAATTTAATGAGGATTCTTTAGAAGTTATTGAGATGCAGGAAGGCTTACTGTGTTTACTATGTGATGGTGTGGGCGGTGAATATGGTGGAGATCTTGCAGCCAGAATTGCATCAAAATCTGCGATGTATTTTTTTTCAGCAAATGATTCCACAGATTATCTAGAGAGGATCAAATCCACAATTGAAGAGGCGAATACTTTTTTGTTTAATCATTCTCTCAAAACTGTTTCTGAAAAAAATATGGCTACGACAATTGAGCTGATGTTCTTTACAGAAAGTTTTATTTACTGGGCTCACATTGGTGATTCCAGAATATATCATTTGAAATCCCAAAGACTGCATCTGCTGACAAAAGATCATTCGTTGGTACAAAAACTTTTGGATGAAGGATATATTTCCGGAAGTCAGGCTAAAAATCATCCTCAGCGTAATGTTATTATCAATGCACTCGGCGAGCATCAAAATACTCAGCCCGATGTAAGTAAAATAAAAGTTAATGATTTTGAAATAAATAAATTTTTTATCTGTTCAGATGGTGTCTCCAATCTGGTTAGTAATAAGGAATTAGAAGAAATCTTGAATTACACAGATCTGGAGCAGATGAAAACCCAGATAGTTAAGTTAATTAAACAGCGCGGTGCACCGGATGATTATTCTTTTATTATTATAGAAAAAATCAGATGA
- a CDS encoding YCF48-related protein has translation MIGRRIQNYKVVSLIGAGGMGSVYKVYDTLLERYAALKIININSFPNHIFIERFKREARNQANLSHPNIVSVYEFVQEKDILGIVMEYIHGQTIENIIAKSGRFDLYYATELLEQILNGIEAAHNSGFIHRDLKPSNIILDHQGNPKIMDFGISKSIEDIKTVTQQNSRPGTLLYMSPEQLSGNVVTIKSDIYALGITYYEMLTGYHPYQVSNIYEIIDAHVNKVPERLTSILPGIPDFIDEIILRAIGKAGDSSFHNAQEFKEALKLVSKIDSFTSSGLNQYVPEDDYTPLFNEDEDKPEKTESKAFGRITNILLILVFVVLAVIVYNVVMKTIDEYEKDDINSLNYSQDYTKNPHYILSTDWIDVKINTDANLNALYFTNDYNGFLAGDSGIFLKTVNSGVDWELIKTAYKNNFLSLTLSDNKIFVAGSNGFIGIYNDKNKQLKKINTGISESIFQISFISEYNGFAVGSNGLILKTEDGGLTWNRRLSNVSENLFSVDFADDLNGTIVGWDGVILKTIDGGESWSRVKSEYKSYFKSVVFVNEFLGFIVGGNGLILRTENGGNSWKSINLNSTSGLYKILFDNNDNGNIITNRGEVLHSTDAGKSWKMKSIGKPVVLNDIKKLNSGNYMIAGNNGSLFKSTLQKK, from the coding sequence ATGATCGGCAGAAGGATACAAAATTACAAAGTTGTTTCGTTGATTGGTGCCGGTGGCATGGGATCTGTTTACAAAGTTTATGACACTTTACTTGAAAGATATGCTGCATTAAAAATTATAAACATCAATTCATTTCCTAATCATATATTTATCGAGAGATTTAAAAGAGAAGCAAGAAACCAGGCTAATCTTTCACACCCAAATATCGTTTCTGTTTATGAATTCGTACAGGAGAAAGATATCCTTGGAATTGTTATGGAATATATACACGGTCAAACGATTGAAAATATTATCGCAAAGAGCGGGCGGTTTGATTTATATTATGCAACTGAATTATTAGAACAGATTTTAAATGGCATCGAGGCAGCTCACAATTCAGGGTTTATACACAGAGATTTAAAACCTTCCAATATCATTCTTGATCACCAAGGTAATCCGAAAATCATGGATTTTGGAATTTCAAAATCTATTGAAGATATAAAAACTGTTACACAACAAAACTCCAGACCAGGAACGCTTTTATATATGAGTCCTGAACAATTAAGCGGTAATGTCGTCACAATTAAAAGTGATATTTATGCACTTGGAATTACATATTATGAAATGTTGACCGGATATCATCCGTATCAAGTAAGTAATATTTATGAAATTATTGATGCACATGTAAATAAAGTACCTGAAAGATTGACGAGCATTTTACCAGGGATTCCGGATTTTATTGATGAAATAATATTAAGAGCAATTGGTAAAGCAGGTGATAGTTCTTTTCACAATGCTCAGGAATTTAAGGAGGCTCTGAAGCTTGTTTCTAAAATTGATTCTTTTACTTCATCTGGATTAAATCAGTATGTACCCGAAGATGATTACACACCTTTGTTTAATGAAGATGAAGATAAGCCGGAGAAAACAGAATCTAAAGCATTTGGTAGGATTACAAACATTTTACTTATTCTCGTTTTTGTTGTTCTGGCAGTAATAGTATATAATGTAGTTATGAAAACAATAGATGAGTATGAAAAAGATGATATTAACTCGTTAAATTATTCCCAAGATTACACAAAAAATCCGCACTATATTTTATCAACTGATTGGATAGATGTAAAAATTAATACTGATGCCAATCTGAATGCTTTATATTTTACAAATGATTATAATGGTTTTCTTGCAGGAGATTCAGGTATTTTTCTCAAGACTGTTAATTCAGGAGTTGATTGGGAACTGATTAAAACTGCTTACAAGAACAATTTTCTTTCTCTTACACTTTCAGATAATAAAATCTTTGTTGCCGGCTCAAATGGTTTTATAGGAATTTATAATGACAAGAATAAACAATTAAAAAAAATAAATACAGGAATATCAGAATCAATTTTTCAGATCTCCTTCATTTCTGAGTATAATGGATTTGCAGTTGGCTCAAACGGATTGATCTTAAAAACTGAAGATGGAGGACTTACCTGGAACAGAAGGCTTAGTAATGTTTCGGAAAATCTTTTCTCAGTTGATTTTGCTGATGACCTTAACGGAACAATTGTCGGCTGGGATGGAGTTATTCTTAAAACTATAGATGGCGGAGAATCCTGGAGCAGAGTTAAATCTGAGTATAAAAGTTATTTTAAAAGTGTGGTTTTTGTAAATGAGTTTTTAGGTTTTATTGTCGGCGGAAATGGGTTGATACTGAGAACAGAAAATGGCGGTAATAGCTGGAAATCTATAAACTTAAATTCTACTTCTGGTTTGTATAAAATACTTTTTGATAATAATGATAATGGTAACATCATAACTAACAGAGGGGAAGTTTTGCATTCAACAGATGCTGGGAAAAGCTGGAAGATGAAATCTATAGGAAAACCTGTTGTCTTAAATGATATTAAAAAATTAAATTCCGGTAACTATATGATCGCTGGTAATAATGGAAGCTTATTTAAAAGCACTCTTCAAAAGAAATGA